Proteins encoded together in one Plasmodium vivax chromosome 6, whole genome shotgun sequence window:
- a CDS encoding hypothetical protein, conserved (encoded by transcript PVX_001885A): MFVRRFPICAPLSFARRYIGDHNKIFDKLKERGGPLNGETSERVCKQDSDDDRVEIINIDERILRDGNIPCGGEENLDDLQREDEFYKNMRYFKNVDVRSFLQETIDYYTREQLGGDAWAAGGDGEAEVQRVGDDQVKDEEGRYDAERACRPPEEKPKREQSKRGQRAGEKNYEGLTPAQRFYEENKEKLIAESMKQYNARRMKLDGGSTPSHLGGKATFQGEEAEEDYYHTQVTDPIVRQRENYLFDYEDGEGEEDCDEGYSQTDDSVELEKGVMPTIEQIVFILKHEKVKNIKVIDLDKCGRRDIGMFLILCTGETPKHNKRVGKLISKIFIDLEIPYISRVAYCYCNKFDDWIIAHCGPLKVHVVTKELRDVYDLENLFLFPHEHFDSGNFPAFFDYTPGVPPPYIVRSNSSLDAYPNDDLYRRFLADT; this comes from the coding sequence ATGTTCGTGCGGAGGTTCCCAATCTGTGCACCGCTCTCCTTCGCGAGGAGGTACATTGGGGACCATAACAAAATTTTCGACAAGCTCAAAGAAAGAGGGGGGCCCCTAAACGGGGAAACAAGTGAACGCGTGTGCAAGCAGGACAGCGATGACGACCGAGTGGAAATAATTAACATTGACGAGAGGATCCTTCGGGATGGTAACAtcccctgcgggggggaagaaaatttgGACGATCTGCAGAGAGAAGATGAATTCTACAAAAACATGAGGTACTTTAAGAATGTCGATGTGAGGAGCTTCCTCCAGGAAACGATTGACTATTACACGCGTGAGCAGCTCGGAGGGGATGCGTGGGCAGCGGGGGGAGACGGAGAAGCAGAAGTGCAGCGAGTGGGCGACGACCAAGTGAAGGACGAGGAAGGGCGATACGACGCAGAGCGAGCGTGTAGACCCCCCGAGGAGAAACCCAAACGGGAGCAGTCCAAACGGGGGCAACgcgcgggggagaaaaactACGAGGGGCTAACCCCCGCACAGAGATTTTACGAAGAGAACAAGGAGAAGCTGATAGCGGAGAGCATGAAGCAGTATAACGCACGGAGGATGAAACTGGATGGGGGGAGTACCCCCTCACACCTTGGGGGAAAGGCAACATtccagggggaggaagcggaagaggacTATTACCACACCCAGGTGACGGACCCGATCGTCAGGCAGAGGGAGAACTACCTCTTCGACTACGAAGACggtgaaggggaggaagactGCGACGAAGGCTACAGCCAAACGGACGACAGCGTCGAGCTGGAGAAGGGAGTCATGCCCACCATCGAGCAGATCGTCTTCATCCTAAAGcatgaaaaggtaaaaaacattaaagTAATTGATTTGGACAAGTGCGGACGGAGAGACATCGGCATGTTCCTAATCCTCTGCACAGGAGAAACACCCAAACATAATAAAAGGGTAGGGAAATTAataagcaaaatttttatagatTTGGAGATCCCCTACATTTCGAGGGTAGCCTACTGCTACTGTAATAAATTTGACGACTGGATCATAGCCCACTGTGGTCCCCTCAAAGTGCATGTGGTTACGAAAGAGCTGCGAGATGTCTACGATTTGGAGAATCTCTTCCTCTTTCCCCATGAGCACTTTGACAGTGGGAACTTCCCCGCCTTCTTCGACTACACGCCCGGCGTCCCGCCCCCCTACATCGTCCGCAGCAACTCCTCGCTGGACGCCTACCCGAATGATGACCTTTACCGGAGGTTCCTGGCGGACACGTGA
- a CDS encoding hypothetical protein, conserved (encoded by transcript PVX_001890A), giving the protein MEGKKRRTRKIVAAEEMKATREERVMRKFEEVKNKWDRQRQLIKERTRKRETLADQGEKYRERNELNTLIEHLNKEEKKKVNWTENLRAESESIRFKEAVKRVTLEGGTCKGNRDLFERVFEGGTIQNGAHTERDRPVCGKTNQRENPTDGEEYHPYVTNRDAKRELYQGQIINKIKSNLEFVLKNFAVPLESGFLVRGRGVGSAGVGGAGVGSAAVGGAGVGSAAVGGADVETANEGSAAVRGADVEAANVGTADEAHPPANEQPLRTSTHVIRINNRGRKVIPKSIELHNTSSSIVLFTISHKKKITLQKEVLRQRGYLFFDEHRNYSLVVSPDVGHLKPGEKRTISLTFFFHYFVNAFGALTIRYFCGERLFRRDVSVQVDSFLEGGAAHLCGGATHMTHLTHLWGGDASPGDRSLLVELAHTNDRHEEAPLKKRLSTFFLYTKGRVLSSAGRFGDHVEGSHVEDNHVKAAHPMGGPKRNDRPVGSSPGRGASPRSGPSTDDVFKKNLRESFHEMVKQYVISLVQSYVGGSGTNEGQGIPLSAQNRVPTLAHSSEHYSRCASKRGKESSRTVKGVESPLSVNNHHVAFAKGIFSTHLLRSFPNVLRQSYFATLLQMALEQAMLIKSHSFYLRRYLDVIQFVRMVMLREEKAPDDLPPEEETVFIKTNDHLLRYIILFIHSLYRANQRNDQVNHLKEVVFYFLSSAFLCIRRGVRNVILFVGGRMGEVHEKSEDTSPGGETHRVEGEDFLSAVFHSFIFPFVRAFLSAQGKTHYAVQFVRGGEGVSRVCEAVRAQGGDSDDRDGSENATCNVGQADGETPSEEDFFKNFQVDEDYVNCFFGESGPEEPLHGGDEQGNVVFVLDREAFARAAYEWHYGWLVGRVERGLASAQAGQAGDPSAGVPSTDVVPTDVVTTDAPPDGEPTPLVKKKTATGKVKRQKRRNAKGESGTSAASGTTREGTTLPLSERPAAEKPMGQADDQTEEPAERNQLPCTRHHLEKLFEILGTSTYIVDDHAEADRQKRMHVPEGVHVQVGMVATKLVNILPFILNVISVEQLDELHREERHASYFWYDYLVLRNRDRLLEAMRKIVHYVDAQGDPPEKDHFFGKIPLPCGYEAGPSEEGEKHSTAMRGGGLLIEGDNRTTPKYLCIISPNVKNDVLDSSNAADMVEWLKLLNLAICMRVSDVYVCGQLFLLFLLFFCDSGSLPGRWCHAGGKRHGERHEERHGKRHGKRRGKRINQPYLRVDGANPTDPLQLNFINVGDFPEPLLLLLKVNVLNILQLCERYQVKIHFPHDMFLQSSELTLQGSPSPVYCRFPHRNYQQMIQASKRRFLRTYGHRLARLGSWTGEALRGEKPSGGGAKAGEEDEKDEVADEVEDDHDVVARPVDPPQTEQAASPPPTEHAASPPPRVHICSHSVGSRTLNSIARAVRGADKVLWLCGAFERDPEQGCHSSLHLIDCVVAAQRERQKLLNAGEETNKEVHHKGREEPDGAAPQCSHPDGRRVVHVNNLILLNEDLYALYHRHPRRDIHIPFLFRSHKVLVHLFDRTFPPTGFFSPFSL; this is encoded by the exons atggaggggaagaaaagacGGACGAGAAAAATCGTGGCCGCGGAGGAGATGAAGGCTACGCGGGAGGAGCGG GTGATGCGGAAGTTCGAGGAGGTGAAGAACAAGTGGGACCGGCAGAGGCAGCTGATAAAGGAGCGGACAAGGAAGAGGGAGACCCTGGCCGAccagggggagaagtaccGGGAGAGGAACGAG TTGAACACCCTCATTGAGCACCTCAataaggaggagaaaaaaaaagtaaattggACGGAGAACCTTCGGGCCGAAAGTGAAAGCATCCGATTTAAGGAGGCAGTCAAAAGGGTAACCCTAGAAGGGGGCACTTGCAAAGGGAATAGGGACCTTTTCGAGAGGGTGTTCGAAGGGGGGACCATTCAAAATGGAGCCCACACGGAGAGGGATCGTCCCGTCTGTGGAAAAACAAACCAACGAGAGAACCCCACAGATGGGGAAGAGTACCACCCCTACGTCACGAACAGAGACGCGAAGAGGGAACTCTACCAGGGGCAgataattaacaaaattaagagcAACTTGGAATTCGTTTTGAAGAACTTCGCCGTTCCGCTGGAGAGCGGCTTCCTTgtgcgggggaggggggtcGGATCGGCAGGAGTGGGAGGTGCAGGAGTGGGGTCAGCAGCGGTGGGGGGTGCAGGAGTGGGGTCAGCAGCGGTGGGGGGTGCAGACGTGGAAACTGCTAATGAAGGATCGGCTGCGGTGAGGGGCGCAGACGTGGAAGCTGCAAACGTGGGAACTGCTGATGAGGCCCACCCCCCCGCGAACGAGCAACCCCTGCGAACGAGCACACACGTCATACGAATTAACAACCGAGGGAGGAAAGTCATCCCCAAGTCGATCGAGCTCCACAACACATCATCCAGCATAGTCCTCTTCACCAtttctcataaaaaaaaaattactctgCAAAAGGAAGTGCTAAGACAGAGGGGTTACCTCTTCTTCGATGAGCACAGGAACTACTCTCTCGTGGTTTCCCCAGATGTAGGCCACCTAAAAccgggggagaaaagaacCATAAGTTTGACCTTCTTTTTCCACTACTTTGTGAATGCCTTTGGGGCCCTCACCATCAGGTACTTTTGTGGGGAGCGGCTTTTCCGGAGAGACGTTTCGGTGCAGGTGGATTCGTTTCTCGAGGGGGGCGCGGCCCATCTGTGTGGGGGCGCGACTCACATGACTCACTTGACTCACTTGTGGGGGGGCGATGCCTCACCGGGGGATCGTTCCCTTCTTGTGGAGCTTGCCCATACGAACGACAGACATGAAGAGGCCCCCCTGAAGAAGCGCCTGAGcacgttttttctttacaccAAGGGGAGAGTCCTCTCATCAGCAGGTCGTTTTGGTGACCATGTGGAGGGTAGCCATGTGGAGGACAACCACGTGAAAGCTGCTCACCCCATGGGAGGACCGAAACGAAACGACCGCCCCGTGGGGAGTTCCCCAGGCAGGGGCGCCTCCCCCCGTAGTGGACCCAGCACCGATGACGTGTTCAAAAAGAACCTCAGGGAATCATTTCACGAAATGGTTAAGCAGTATGTAATCAGTTTGGTGCAGTCCTACGTTGGTGGGAGTGGCACAAATGAAGGGCAGGGGATCCCATTAAGTGCACAGAACCGGGTTCCCACTTTGGCACATTCGAGTGAGCACTACTCCAGGTGTGCGTCTAAGAGAGGAAAGGAATCGTCAAGAACAGTCAAGGGGGTGGAGTCCCCTCTAAGTGTAAATAACCACCACGTAGCATTCGCGAAGGGCATCTTTTCTACCCACCTGTTGAGGAGCTTCCCCAATGTGTTGAGGCAGAGTTATTTCGCTACTCTCCTACAGATGGCTCTCGAGCAAGCTATGCTGATTAAGTCCCACTCGTTCTACCTTCGCCGCTATTTGGACGTCATCCAGTTTGTGCGGATGGTTATGCTGAGGGAGGAGAAGGCACCGGATGACCTCCCCCCAGAGGAAGAAACAGTGTTTATTAAAACGAACGATCACCTCCTGCGTtacatcattttgtttattcatAGCCTGTATCGAGCCAACCAACGGAATGACCAAGTGAACCATCTTAAGGAGGTcgttttttacttcctctCCTCTGCCTTCCTGTGCATTCGTCGGGGGGTTAGGAATGTCATTCTGTTTGTGGGTGGCCGCATGGGGGAAGTGCACGAAAAGAGCGAGGATacctccccagggggggaaacacacCGAGTGGAGGGTGAGGACTTCCTCAGCGCGGTGTTCCACTccttcattttccccttcgtgaGGGCGTTTCTCTCTGCCCAGGGAAAGACTCACTACGCTGTGCAGTTcgtgcgcgggggggagggcgtCTCGCGGGTATGCGAAGCGGTTCGCGCGCAGGGGGGCGATAGTGACGATCGCGACGGTAGTGAGAATGCCACTTGCAACGTTGGGCAGGCAGATGGAGAGACCCCCTCAGAGGAGGACTTCTTCAAGAACTTTCAAGTTGATGAAGATTACGTGAATTGCTTTTTTGGCGAAAGTGGACCGGAGGAACCGCTTCATGGGGGGGATGAACAGGGGAACGTCGTCTTCGTTCTTGACAGGGAGGCGTTTGCCCGGGCAGCGTACGAGTGGCACTACGGGTGGTTAGTGGGGAGGGTGGAGCGTGGCTTGGCCAGTGCGCAGGCGGGGCAGGCGGGCGATCCCTCCGCGGGGGTCCCTTCCACTGATGTGGTTCCAACTGATGTTGTCACCACGGATGCCCCCCCCGATGGCGAACCCACCCCActggtgaagaaaaaaacggcgACGGGGAAGGTGAAGAGgcaaaagagaagaaacgccaagggggaaagcggTACAAGCGCTGCTAGCGGCACAACACGCGAAGGAACAACTTTACCGCTTAGCGAACGACCCGCCGCGGAAAAACCGATGGGCCAAGCTGATGACCAGACGGAGGAGCCAGCCGAGAGGAATCAACTCCCCTGCACGAGGCACCACCTGGAGAAGCTCTTCGAAATTTTAGGCACCTCTACATACATTGTGGATGACCACGCGGAAGCAGACAGGCAAAAGCGCATGCACGTGCCGGAGGGGGTGCATGTGCAGGTGGGGATGGTGGCCACCAAGCTGGTTAACATCCTTCCCTTCATTTTGAACGTCATATCTGTGGAGCAGCTGGATGAACTGCACCGAGAGGAAAGACACGCCAGTTATTTTTGGTACGACTATTTGGTCTTGAGGAACCGAGATCGCCTCTTAGAGGCAATGCGAAAGATAGTGCACTACGTGGACGCACAGGGGGATCCCCCCGAGAAGGACCACTTCTTTGGGAAAATCCCTCTCCCGTGTGGATATGAAGCGGGTCCATccgaggagggggagaagcactcAACTGCcatgcgggggggaggcctaCTTATCGAGGGAGACAATCGCACAACCCCCAAGTACCTATGCATCATTTCCCCGAATGTAAAAAACGACGTGCTGGATTCCTCGAACGCGGCGGACATGGTAGAGTGGCTGAAGCTCCTCAACCTGGCCATTTGCATGAGGGTGTCAGATGTGTACGTCTGTGGGCAGCTGtttcttttgtttctcctctttttctgcGATTCGGGTTCTTTGCCTGGGCGGTGGTgccacgcgggggggaagcggcatggAGAGCGGCATGAAGAGCGGCATGGAAAGCGGCATGGAAAGCGGCGTGGAAAGCGTATTAACCAGCCCTACCTCCGCGTAGATGGAGCCAATCCTACCGACCCCCTCCAACTAAACTTCATCAACGTGGGGGACTTCCCAGAacccctcctcctcctgctcaaAGTGAACGTCCTTAACATCCTGCAGCTGTGTGAGAGGTACCAAGTGAAGATCCATTTCCCCCACGACATGTTCCTCCAGTCGAGTGAACTTACCCTCCAGGGCAGCCCCTCCCCCGTGTACTGCCGTTTCCCCCACAGAAACTACCAGCAGATGATACAGGCCAGTAAGAGGAGGTTCCTTCGCACCTATGGGCACCGACTGGCCAGGCTGGGCAGCTGGACGGGTGAAGCGCTCCGGGGAGAGAAGcccagcggggggggagcaaaagcaggagaagaagacgaaaagGACGAAGTGGCGGACGAAGTAGAGGACGACCACGACGTGGTAGCCAGGCCTGTGGATCCCCCCCAAACAGAACAAGCCGCTTCACCCCCACCAACAGAACATGCCGCCTCACCCCCCCCACGAGTCCACATCTGCTCGCATAGCGTCGGGAGCCGCACACTAAACAGCATCGCTAGGGCAGTTCGGGGGGCAGATAAAGTACTGTGGTTGTGTGGAGCTTTCGAGAGGGACCCAGAACAAGGCTGCCACAGCAGCTTGCATCTGATCGACTGCGTCGTGGCTGCTCAgagggagaggcaaaaaCTACTTAACGCAGGGGAAGAGACAAACAAGGAGGTCCATCATAAGGGAAGAGAAGAACCAGATGGAGCGGCCCCCCAATGCAGTCACCCCGATGGACGCAGAGTAGTGCACGTGAATAACCTCATCCTGCTCAACGAGGATTTGTATGCGCTGTACCACCGCCATCCTCGAAGGGACATTCACATCCCATTTCTCTTCCGCAGCCACAAGGTGCTGGTGCACCTGTTCGACCGGACCTTCCCCCCGACTGGGTTCTTCTCTCCGTTCTCGCTGTGA
- a CDS encoding cytoplasmic dynein intermediate chain, putative (encoded by transcript PVX_001875A), which produces MRETDEADLLKPMDEEEREHLQNKLNEQRLKLEENKKYLEQLRSESENGLLTTAKGRRGQGDDYPDPDSMLRRFLESLEREEREERSMDAFQQDTFQQVDGGGGGDEGAAPAENSQSHHLVSSSLAQESVFANANATANVSANPLEEYAEQSNFLFLKKASAKNFNFKIGKAPTEEKAIHIERKVVSHFDKSIQPHGGDPKSGKLSTTKMGKKDAVLKRGVALGGTSPNGSVAAEEGAPLQGKDPNEVDLLLRSRGFLSFLERSSKIVERSLGEQDVLNATFDFAAKDITADEESAERMKLVNTYFCRKYTNGRPITDVRTSNLYSELFLASYGLSSTSNYTEPDGYVLVWNSTMNGRPEYVLTSEAAVCTSVFNKFNPHLIIGGTYTGNVVLWDIRASQKPVQKTYLTGQGHLHPIFCAEVIGTLNAHNLVTADTDGRLCNWSLNMLTYPSDTIDLKRTNKEVSCCCFSFQEGEINTLYGGADDGTLFQAQIHGTKVGITEFYNIHHGPLTAAQFHPLIDGVPDDHNDLMLTCSVDWSCKLLSVKDPQNPLYTFDCFDDYLMDVKWNPVHPAIFATCSSNGNIKIWNMCFELDCSYFDMTVQAKSTNKIAWSCDGRKLLAADSDGALTLWSACSEVYQPRSEDLAKYAARVEKMRDERLSG; this is translated from the exons ATGCGGGAGACGGACGAGGCAGACCTCCTCAAGCCGATggacgaggaggagaggGAGCACCTGCAGAACAAGCTGAACGAGCAGAGACTCAAGctggaggaaaacaaaaagtacCTGGAGCAGTTGCGCAGCGAGAGCGAAAATGGGCTCCTCACCACCGCAAAGGGGCGGCGCGGCCAGGGGGATGACTACCCCGACCCTGACAGTATGCTGCGAAGATTCCTCGAGTCGTTGGAGAGGGAGGAACGGGAGGAGCGAAGCATGGACGCCTTTCAGCAGGACACATTTCAGCAGGTGGACGGAGGCGGCGGAGGCGACGAAGGAGCGGCCCCCGCGGAGAACAGCCAGAGCCACCACCTAGTCAGCAGCAGCCTCGCGCAGGAGAGCGTCTTCGCAAACGCAAATGCCACTGCCAATGTCAGTGCCAACCCCCTGGAGGAATACGCCGAGCAGAGCAACTTCCTCTTCCTAAAAAAGGCCTCGGCAAAAAATTTCAACTTCAAAATTGGCAAAGCGCCGACCGAGGAGAAGGCCATACACATAGAGAGGAAGGTCGTCAGCCACTTTGACAAGTCCATTCAG CCCCACGGGGGGGACCCCAAATCGGGGAAGCTTTCCACCACCAAGATGGGCAAGAAGGACGCCGTTTTGAAAAGGGGGGTAGCTCTGGGGGGGACCTCCCCTAATGGCTCAGTAGCAGCGGAAGAGGGTGCCCCCCTACAAGGGAAAGACCCCAACGAAGTTGACCTCCTCCTACGCAGCAGAGGGTTTCTCTCCTTCCTGGAACGCAGCTCTAAAATTGTGGAGCGGTCCCTGGGGGAGCAAGACGTCCTCAACGCCACCTTCGATTTTGCAGCAAAGGATATAACGGCAGATGAGGAGAGTGCCGAAAGGATGAAGCTCGTGAATACCTATTTCTGTAGAAAGTACACTAATGGAAGACCCATAACAGATGTGAGGACCTCCAACCTGTATAGCGAGCTGTTCCTAGCTTCCTACGGGTTGTCCTCAACGAGTAACTACACCGAGCCAGATGGTTACGTCTTGGTCTGGAACAGCACAATGAATGGACGCCCGGAATATGTATTAACCTCCGAGGCAGCTGTATGCACCTCCGTCTTTAACAAATTCAATCCGCACCTGATCATTGGAGGGACCTACACAGGGAACGTTGTCTTGTGGGATATtcgagctagccaaaaaccAGTACAGAAAACGTACCTGACTGGGCAAGGTCATTTGCATCCCATATTCTGTGCGGAAGTGATTGGCACGCTGAATGCTCACAACTTGGTGACGGCGGACACGGATGGGAGGCTATGCAACTGGTCATTGAACATGCTAACCTACCCATCGGACACGATCGATTTGAAGCGAACCAACAAGGAAGTgtcctgctgctgcttctccttccagGAGGGAGAGATAAACACCCTCTACGGAGGCGCAGATGATGGCACCCTATTCCAAGCGCAAATACATGGCACCAAAGTGGGCATCACAGAGTTCTATAACATCCATCACGGTCCGCTTACAGCTGCCCAGTTTCACCCCCTCATTGATGGGGTCCCGGATGACCACAACGATCTAATGCTGACCTGCTCTGTTGACTGGTCCTGCAAGCTGCTAAGTGTGAAGGACCCCCAGAACCCACTCTACACCTTTGATTGCTTCGACGACTACCTCATGGATGTGAAGTGGAACCCCGTGCACCCAGCCATTTTCGCCACCTGCAGTAGCAATGGGAACATCAAAATTTGGAACATGTGTTTCGAGTTGGACTGCTCCTACTTTGACATgaccgttcaggcgaaatCGACAAATAAAATCGCCTGGTCGTGTGACGGGCGGAAGTTGCTGGCGGCCGACTCGGACGGGGCCCTCACTCTTTGGAGCGCCTGCAGCGAGGTGTACCAGCCGCGCTCCGAGGACCTCGCCAAGTACGCCGCCCGCGTTGAGAAGATGCGCGAtgagcggttaagcggttaa
- a CDS encoding hypothetical protein, conserved (encoded by transcript PVX_001880A) translates to MSFIYRRAAQMLSRCAQGGGIKEVLHEKEDPSIRKLYFILHKALEDLDILNRVYAEHLAKCCKNKFLGIVLLCVLVQRSKIDGGGKLKREILKRQKEILLLYNRLKEKKESSKQTVKGKQLAKYFIIHNQDRDSDVLKELKEVLPVEEDEDVEGLYRIESDKLSTLIATPTYQQQNVRIIDKTSCLVVQAGQIKQGMVIVDVCSAPGSKAIFTLTLLKEKGYLVCIEKDKKRCLTLLQEIMKQNQEYEGIYLDDQFSEENKIALTERSFFANGSGTNVYYIKHRGGEMVIKIFNEDFFQLSADQFASLGRVDVVFVDPSCSSSGMPDFAHKESLRRVFLRGGERGKDQPHGEEGAVDGRHGEEGAVDGRHGEEGAVDRGHSEEGAVDRGHSEEGAVDRGHSEEGAVDRGHSEEAATDGPPPARDFHDDVAEGRIPKVPPPLRDKVDRLAEFQKKILNHALATLKTADTFVYSTCSFFGEENEEVVESVLQSNPGFCLEKAGKEKFLFNGGGGCVVSSQCVRTFPALHACRGIFVSKLRRRGSSEGSPPASIVSEAP, encoded by the exons ATGTCGTTCATCTATAGGAGGGCGGCGCAGATGCTGTCGAGGTGCGCGCAGGGCGGGGGCATCAAGGAGGTTCTGCATGAGAAGGAGGACCCGTCGATAAGGAAG CTCTACTTCATCCTGCACAAGGCGCTGGAAGATCTTGACATCCTGAACCGCGTGTACGCCGAGCACCTGGCCAAGTGTTGCAAGAACAAGTTCCTGGGCATCGTGCTGCTGTGCGTGCTCGTGCAGAGGAGCAAAATcgacggggggggaaagttaaaaagggaaatactGAAGAGGCAGAAGGAGATCCTCCTCCTCTACAACCgcctgaaggagaagaaggagagtaGCAAACAAACTGTAAAAGGGaagcagctagccaaatattttatcattcaCAACCAGGACAGGGACAGCGACGTTTTGAAGGAGCTAAAGGAAGTCCTCCCAGTGGAGGAGGACGAGGATGTGGAAGGTCTCTACAGAATTGAGAGCGACAAGTTAAGTACCCTCATTGCTACCCCCACGTATCAGCAGCAAAATGTGAGGATAATAGATAAGACCTCCTGCCTAGTTGTGCAGGCGGGACAAATCAAACAGGGAATGGTCATCGTGGACGTCTGTTCAGCGCCGGGAAGCAAAGCCATCTTCACCCTCACgctgctgaaggagaaggggtACCTTGTGTGCATcgaaaaggacaaaaaaagatGCCTCACCCTACTACAGGAGATAATGAAGCAGAATCAGGAGTACGAAGGCATCTACCTGGATGACCAATTCTcggaggaaaataaaatagccCTAACGGAAAGGAGCTTCTTTGCAAATGGTAGCGGTACTAATGTTTACTACATAAAGCACCGAGGGGGCGAGATGgtcatcaaaatttttaatgagGATTTTTTCCAGTTGAGTGCCGACCAGTTCGCGTCGCTCGGGAGGGTGGACGTGGTGTTCGTTGACCCCTCCTGTTCGTCCAGCGGCATGCCCGACTTCGCGCACAAGGAGAGCCTGCGCCGTGTGTTcctccgggggggggagcgcggCAAAGACCAGCCACACGGTGAAGAGGGAGCGGTAGATGGGCGGCACGGTGAAGAGGGAGCGGTAGATGGGCGGCACGGCGAGGAGGGAGCAGTAGATAGGGGGCACAGTGAAGAGGGAGCAGTAGATAGGGGGCACAGTGAAGAGGGAGCAGTAGATAGGGGGCACAGTGAAGAGGGAGCAGTAGATAGGGGGCACAGTGAGGAGGCCGCGACAGATGGACCGCCCCCCGCGCGCGACTTCCACGATGACGTGGCGGAGGGAAGAATCCCAAAGGTCCCTCCGCCGCTTCGGGACAAAGTGGACAGGCTGGCTgagttccaaaaaaaaattctgaaccACGCACTGGCGACCTTGAAGACGGCAGACACGTTTGTGTATTCCACGTGTTCCTTCtttggggaagaaaatgaggAAGTTGTAGAATCCGTGTTGCAGTCGAACCCGGGGTTTTGTCTGGAGAAGGCCGGCAAGGAGAAGTTCCTCTTTAACGGTGGGGGTGGGTGTGTCGTCTCGAGTCAGTGCGTGCGCACCTTCCCAGCGCTGCATGCGTGCCGGGGGATTTTCGTCTCCAAGTTGCGTCGGCGCGGTTCGTCGGAAGGGTCCCCGCCTGCCTCCATTGTGAGCGAAGCGCCTTAG